A single Lactuca sativa cultivar Salinas chromosome 8, Lsat_Salinas_v11, whole genome shotgun sequence DNA region contains:
- the LOC111893812 gene encoding cysteine-rich receptor-like protein kinase 2 — MKKSILVALMVILSLLIRSEGNARSKIINMTCDQQLENNITLFMPNFVRTMEIIGTLLRTSRNGTAISGTGPDGNYGLGQCYGDLSPQDCILCYAEARTILPSCFPHNGGRIYLDGCFMRVQNYSFFHEYTGPNDMVVCGNTTAKSGLFGAAVREAVGNAVVEGSGNWDYFARGESVVNVNESVFVMADCWRTLSPAECRRCLENASAAISKCLPSSEGRALNSGCFMRYSDTDFLNPIPVATISSNRGMVLAIVVSIVSSVTVLTVALMIILYIMKHRLIQKKRRGSYDAKKLSKMLNDSSLHFKYSTIEKATSNWNECNKLGQGGFGTVYKGVLSDGREIAVKRLFFNNKFRATDFYNEVNMISSVEHKNLVRLLGCSCSGPESILVYEYLPNLSLDRFIFDATKGKTLNWQKRFLIISGTAEGLVYLHENTKNRIIHRDIKAANILLDLRLRAKIADFGLARSFQDDQSHISTAIAGTLGYMAPEYLAHGQLTEKADVYSFGVLLLEIVTGMENNKSKTAEYTDSLVSIVWNHFQEDTVEEIFDPNLMMQHYVNTNDLKEIKKVIQVGLLCTQEAPSLRPSMSIVLKMLAKDETLPLPSNPPFIDEKTMELNDISDKLQFYNYGDNDCSIATVSHSDFYPR, encoded by the exons atgaagaaatctATTCTCGTTGCTTTAATGGTAATTCTATCACTACTAATTCGATCAGAAGGAAACGCAAGATCCAAAATCATCAACATGACATGCGATCAACAACTAGAAAACAACATAACCTTATTCATGCCAAACTTCGTCCGTACAATGGAGATAATCGGCACACTATTGCGAACCTCCCGTAACGGCACCGCCATCTCCGGCACCGGACCCGACGGCAACTACGGGCTCGGACAATGCTACGGCGACCTTTCACCTCAAGACTGCATCTTATGCTACGCCGAAGCCCGTACAATTCTCCCCAGTTGCTTCCCGCACAACGGCGGCAGGATTTACCTCGACGGTTGTTTTATGCGAGTTCAAAATTACAGCTTCTTTCATGAATATACAGGCCCGAATGATATGGTGGTTTGTGGGAATACGACGGCGAAGAGTGGGTTGTTTGGGGCGGCGGTGAGGGAGGCGGTGGGGAATGCGGTGGTTGAGGGTTCGGGGAATTGGGATTATTTTGCGAGGGGGGAGAGTGTGGTGAATGTGAATGAGTCGGTGTTTGTGATGGCGGATTGTTGGAGGACTTTGAGTCCGGCGGAGTGTAGGAGGTGTTTGGAGAATGCTTCGGCGGCGATTTCGAAATGTCTGCCGTCGTCGGAGGGGAGGGCGTTGAATTCCGGGTGTTTTATGCGGTATTCTGATACGGATTTTTTGAATCCTATACCGGTTGCAACTATCTCTAGCAATAGAG GGATGGTACTAGCTATCGTGGTTTCCATTGTTAGTTCCGTAACAGTCCTCACAGTTGCTCTGATGATAATTTTGTATATCATGAAACATAGACTTATACAAAAGAAGAGAAGAG GCTCTTATGATGCAAAGAAACTGTCAAAGATGCTTAATGACAGTAGCTTACATTTCAAATACTCCACTATTGAAAAAGCCACGTCAAATTGGAACGAATGCAATAAGCTCGGACAAGGAGGATTCGGAACTGTCTACAAG GGAGTTCTTTCAGATGGGAGAGAAATAGCTGTGAAGAGGCTCTTCTTCAACAACAAATTTAGAGCAACTGATTTCTATAACGAAGTTAACATGATTAGCAGTGTTGAACACAAAAACCTTGTGAGGTTGTTAGGATGCAGTTGTTCAGGACCCGAAAGCATTCTCGTATACGAATATCTACCCAACTTGAGTCTCGACCGCTTCATTTTCG ATGCAACAAAAGGCAAGACCCTAAACTGGCAAAAAAGATTTTTAATCATTAGTGGTACAGCAGAAGGCCTAGTCTATCTTCATGAAAACACCAAGAACCGAATTATTCATAGAGATATCAAAGCTGCTAACATCTTGTTAGACTTGAGACTTCGCGCTAAAATAGCCGATTTTGGGTTGGCGAGATCTTTTCAAGATGATCAAAGTCATATCAGCACTGCGATAGCTGGAACACT AGGATATATGGCTCCAGAGTATCTAGCCCATGGCCAGTTAACTGAAAAGGCTGATGTCTATAGCTTTGGTGTTCTACTTTTGGAGATAGTCACCGGTATGGAAAACAACAAAAGCAAAACCGCAGAATATACTGACAGCTTAGTGTCTATT GTATGGAATCATTTTCAGGAAGATACTGTTGAGGAAATATTTGACCCGAATCTAATGATGCAGCATTATGTCAACACAAATGACCTCAAAGAAATTAAAAAGGTGATACAAGTAGGACTTCTTTGCACACAAGAAGCTCCATCTTTAAGACCATCAATGTCAATCGTACTAAAAATGTTAGCAAAAGATGAAACTTTACCCCTCCCTTCTAATCCACCTTTCATAGATGAAAAAACCATGGAACTGAATGATATTTCAGATAAGTTACAGTTTTACAATTACGGGGATAATGATTGTTCCATTGCTACTGTTTCCCACAGTGATTTCTACCCGAGgtaa